Genomic segment of Rattus norvegicus strain BN/NHsdMcwi chromosome 7, GRCr8, whole genome shotgun sequence:
AGGACAGAATTACCAAAGCCAAAGTTACTATGAGAGTAAATACTGCTAAGAAAAATGCCATCAGCTCTAGAATCTTCGTATCTGTGCAAGCAATCTGCAGCATGGGAGAAGAGTCACAAGCGAAGTGATCAATGATATTAGAATCACAGAACTCCAGCTGAATTCCCATGATAACTGGGGGGAAAACGATGAGGAATCCAGCTGACCAAGAGGCAATTACAAGTTGATTGCACACTTTGTTGCTAATGATAGTTGtatagtgcagaggtttgcagatggccacataacGATCATAAGACATTGCAGCCAGTAGAAAAAATTCTGTTGCTCCAAGAAAGATCAAAAAGAACACTTGAGCCATGCAGGCATTATAGGAAATAGCTTTGTTCCCTGTAGCAATGCTGATCAGAAATCTCGGAATGCATActgttgtaaataaaatttctaagaaggaaaaatttctgagaaagaaatacatgggagTTTTCAAGAGAATGTTTGACAGTGTCAGAGTAATGATGGTCATGTTTCCACTTACACTTAGTAAGTATGTGGTCAGCAAAAAGAAGAATATCAAAATTTGTAACTCTGGGTCATCTGTAAGTCC
This window contains:
- the Olr947 gene encoding olfactory receptor Olr947; translation: MPNKTAITEFILLGLTDDPELQILIFFFLLTTYLLSVSGNMTIITLTLSNILLKTPMYFFLRNFSFLEILFTTVCIPRFLISIATGNKAISYNACMAQVFFLIFLGATEFFLLAAMSYDRYVAICKPLHYTTIISNKVCNQLVIASWSAGFLIVFPPVIMGIQLEFCDSNIIDHFACDSSPMLQIACTDTKILELMAFFLAVFTLIVTLALVILSYTLILRAILKIPSAEQRKKAFSTCSSHMIVVSISYGSCIFMYVKTSARDGVVLSKGVAMLNTSVAPMLNPFIYTLRNQQVKQAFKDFVKILLPSNKH